The Chitinophaga flava genome has a segment encoding these proteins:
- a CDS encoding GH1 family beta-glucosidase, which yields MQQSVMPFTRKDFGDDFLWGVTISAFQNEGAHDHDGKGLSIWDTFSGRKGKIRDKTHAQVACDFYHRYTQDILLAKMLGFNVFRFSLSWSRIIPGGTGAVNQAGIDFYHRVIDACLELGLEPYVTLYHWDLPQALENKGGWCHRGVVFAFENYVRVCTKAFGNKVKHWIILNEPFGFTALGYMLGVHAPGKFGLSWFLPAVHHAVMAQAEGGRVVREEVAGARIGTALSCSQIIPFTNNEQDLRAARKADALFNRLFLEPALGMGYPVADFPLLKKIERRYALWRDWDKLPFDFDFIGVQNYFPLVVKHNAFMPVINISEVKPKARNVPTTALGWEINGNGLYEVLKQFAAYDGVKRLIVTEGGAAFPDIREEDGSVRDHDRIQYFTEYLGGVLKAKQEGVPVDGYFAWTLTDNFEWAEGYRARFGLVHVNFETQQRTIKESGYWFRNLLNE from the coding sequence ATGCAACAGTCAGTCATGCCTTTTACCAGAAAGGATTTCGGGGATGATTTTCTTTGGGGAGTCACCATTTCCGCTTTTCAGAATGAAGGCGCTCATGACCATGATGGCAAAGGACTTTCCATCTGGGATACCTTCTCTGGCAGAAAGGGCAAAATCCGCGATAAAACCCATGCACAGGTAGCATGTGATTTCTATCATCGTTATACGCAGGATATCTTGCTGGCTAAAATGCTGGGCTTCAATGTATTTCGTTTCTCCTTATCATGGTCCAGAATCATACCTGGCGGCACCGGCGCGGTTAATCAGGCTGGCATTGATTTTTATCACCGCGTGATAGATGCCTGCCTGGAGCTGGGTCTGGAGCCCTATGTTACTTTATATCACTGGGACCTGCCACAGGCACTGGAAAACAAAGGCGGATGGTGCCACCGGGGCGTGGTGTTTGCCTTTGAAAACTACGTGCGCGTATGTACGAAGGCTTTCGGTAACAAGGTAAAACACTGGATCATCCTGAATGAGCCATTCGGTTTTACTGCATTGGGTTATATGCTGGGTGTGCATGCCCCTGGCAAATTCGGTTTGTCATGGTTTCTGCCGGCCGTGCATCATGCGGTGATGGCACAGGCAGAAGGCGGGCGTGTGGTCAGGGAAGAAGTAGCTGGTGCCAGGATTGGTACTGCTTTGTCCTGTTCCCAGATCATTCCCTTTACCAACAATGAACAGGATCTGAGGGCTGCCCGGAAGGCTGATGCACTGTTTAACCGGTTGTTTCTCGAACCTGCGCTGGGTATGGGATACCCTGTTGCAGACTTCCCCTTGCTGAAAAAGATAGAGCGGCGTTATGCTCTTTGGCGTGACTGGGACAAGCTGCCCTTTGATTTTGATTTTATCGGTGTACAAAATTATTTCCCGCTGGTAGTTAAGCATAATGCTTTTATGCCCGTCATCAATATATCAGAAGTGAAGCCTAAAGCCCGTAATGTGCCTACCACGGCCCTGGGATGGGAAATCAATGGTAACGGTCTGTATGAAGTGCTGAAACAGTTTGCCGCCTATGATGGTGTAAAAAGACTCATCGTTACAGAAGGTGGTGCTGCTTTCCCTGATATCCGGGAAGAAGACGGATCTGTTCGCGATCATGACCGTATACAATATTTTACAGAATACCTGGGAGGCGTGCTCAAAGCCAAACAGGAAGGAGTACCGGTAGATGGTTATTTTGCCTGGACCCTGACCGACAATTTTGAATGGGCCGAAGGATACCGCGCCCGCTTTGGCCTCGTACATGTCAATTTTGAAACCCAGCAAAGAACGATCAAGGAATCGGGCTATTGGTTCCGGAACCTGTTGAACGAATAA
- a CDS encoding porin family protein — protein sequence MHIKRYTCFLWLLLLTAAAQAQHGLNSIYSAYGIGDLEERDYGRNFGLGSTGIGRRNSGYLNELNPASYSALPTQSFMFDVSMKAQYLNYAGTNISQTASDLNFKRLALGFKAARFWGISAGITPFSTMNFKVLNNQFITGTGNPITASTTGTGGLNRAYISNGFQLNKHFSIGVSTGFLFGPLNTAQTTGSDSLITQHNTYTFKPNFTAGAQYMTKVTDKWQLGLGATYRFQTRMKLQQQLNIVNQDAVSYYSEQLAPGYFTLPAEYGTGISLTNGTITWVADYRHQQWNNLSDKGLNYYYQDGQRFSTGVEYAISKQYYNRPVEALILQAGFSYNQSPLVIKNTSIHDIAGTLGASLPNKNGQLRYYIGIEAGQRGTTSNGLVKENYFNAVFNFSLRDLWFLKRLNQ from the coding sequence ATGCACATAAAAAGATATACCTGTTTTTTGTGGTTACTGCTGCTGACTGCAGCCGCTCAGGCACAACACGGCCTTAACTCCATCTATTCCGCCTATGGTATAGGTGACCTCGAAGAAAGGGATTACGGCCGCAATTTCGGCCTCGGAAGCACCGGCATAGGCCGTCGCAACAGCGGCTACCTGAACGAGCTCAATCCCGCCTCCTACAGCGCCCTGCCTACACAAAGCTTTATGTTCGACGTTTCGATGAAAGCCCAGTACCTGAACTACGCTGGTACCAACATCTCGCAGACAGCATCTGATCTCAACTTCAAAAGGCTGGCACTGGGTTTTAAAGCAGCCCGGTTCTGGGGCATCAGCGCCGGCATCACACCTTTCAGCACCATGAACTTCAAAGTGCTCAACAACCAGTTCATCACCGGTACCGGCAACCCAATTACGGCCTCCACCACCGGCACCGGCGGACTCAACAGAGCCTATATCTCCAATGGTTTTCAGCTGAACAAACATTTTTCTATAGGCGTGTCCACCGGTTTTCTCTTCGGGCCGCTCAACACCGCACAGACAACCGGTTCCGACTCCCTCATCACACAGCATAACACTTATACGTTCAAGCCCAACTTCACCGCCGGCGCTCAATACATGACCAAGGTAACCGACAAGTGGCAGCTGGGACTGGGTGCCACCTACCGCTTTCAGACCAGGATGAAGTTGCAACAACAACTCAACATCGTGAACCAGGACGCCGTCTCCTATTATAGTGAACAGCTGGCACCCGGCTACTTTACGCTGCCCGCCGAATACGGCACCGGCATTTCACTCACCAATGGTACCATCACCTGGGTAGCAGATTATCGTCATCAGCAGTGGAATAATCTCAGCGATAAAGGACTGAACTATTATTATCAGGATGGCCAACGGTTTTCAACAGGCGTGGAATATGCAATCAGCAAACAGTATTACAACCGTCCCGTAGAAGCCCTTATCCTGCAGGCCGGCTTTAGTTACAATCAATCGCCATTAGTCATAAAAAACACTTCCATCCACGATATTGCCGGTACGCTTGGGGCCTCCCTGCCCAACAAAAACGGGCAGCTCCGCTACTATATCGGCATCGAAGCCGGACAACGTGGCACTACCAGCAATGGGCTTGTTAAGGAAAACTATTTTAATGCTGTATTTAACTTCAGCCTGAGAGATCTGTGGTTCCTGAAGCGACTGAACCAGTAA